A genomic region of Roseateles amylovorans contains the following coding sequences:
- a CDS encoding Bug family tripartite tricarboxylate transporter substrate binding protein, producing the protein MTSRFSRLGWAVAAAVLSTSAWAQDSWPNQPVKLVVPFAPGGTSDVLGREVAARLQAQLKQTVIVDNKAGAGGVLGADSVAKAAPDGYTVLLGTIATHAINPALMPKMPYNAAKDFAPVILLGKISNVLLVGPNQSTRTVKELISQAKAKPGEIAFASAGQGTSQHLSGEVFKLLTGAELTHIPYKGSAPAIQDVMGGQVPMSFETVTVALPQLKAGKVRALAVTSAKRSSQLPDVPTMQESGVAGFDVSSWQALYLPAGTPAPIVARLNAEVQKIVAMQEVKAKMEALGLEYTPNSPQQFAEFQKTEQARWAKVIKDGNVTP; encoded by the coding sequence ATGACCTCGCGTTTTTCTCGCCTCGGGTGGGCTGTGGCCGCCGCTGTCCTGTCCACCTCGGCCTGGGCCCAGGATTCCTGGCCGAATCAACCGGTGAAGCTGGTGGTGCCGTTCGCACCCGGCGGCACCTCGGACGTGCTGGGGCGCGAAGTGGCCGCGCGGCTGCAGGCGCAACTCAAGCAGACCGTCATCGTCGACAACAAGGCCGGTGCCGGCGGCGTGCTGGGAGCTGACAGCGTGGCCAAGGCCGCACCGGACGGCTACACCGTGCTGCTGGGCACCATCGCCACGCATGCGATCAATCCGGCGCTGATGCCCAAGATGCCCTACAACGCGGCCAAGGACTTCGCACCGGTGATCCTGCTGGGCAAGATTTCCAACGTGCTGCTGGTGGGGCCGAACCAGTCCACCCGCACGGTCAAGGAGCTGATCTCGCAAGCCAAGGCCAAGCCGGGTGAGATTGCCTTCGCCTCTGCGGGGCAGGGCACGTCCCAGCATCTGTCGGGTGAAGTCTTCAAGCTGCTGACCGGCGCGGAGCTGACCCACATTCCCTACAAGGGCAGTGCGCCGGCGATCCAGGACGTGATGGGCGGCCAGGTCCCGATGAGTTTCGAAACCGTGACGGTGGCCCTGCCGCAGCTCAAGGCGGGCAAGGTGCGCGCGTTGGCGGTGACCTCCGCCAAGCGGAGCAGCCAACTGCCGGATGTGCCGACGATGCAGGAGTCGGGCGTGGCGGGCTTCGATGTGTCGAGCTGGCAGGCGCTCTACCTGCCCGCAGGCACGCCGGCGCCGATCGTGGCCCGACTCAATGCCGAGGTGCAGAAGATCGTCGCCATGCAGGAAGTCAAGGCCAAGATGGAAGCGCTGGGTCTGGAATACACACCCAATTCGCCGCAGCAGTTTGCCGAGTTCCAGAAAACCGAACAGGCGCGCTGGGCCAAGGTCATCAAGGACGGCAACGTCACGCCTTGA
- the phaR gene encoding polyhydroxyalkanoate synthesis repressor PhaR has product MVTARRGKTAPGTDESAQPKGPRVLKKYPNRRLYDTQTSSYITLADVKKMVLEGAEFEVRDAKSGDELTRSILLQIILEEEMGGMPMFSTPLLAQIIRFYGHAMQGLMGASLEKNLQAFTEMQTRFNEQSKGAPFSPELWTQFMSGQAPMMQGLMGNYLEQSKNLFLQMQEQFQNAGTIFPGMPGMPGFPPPKK; this is encoded by the coding sequence ATGGTGACGGCCCGACGCGGCAAGACCGCCCCTGGCACCGACGAGTCCGCGCAGCCCAAGGGGCCGCGGGTGCTCAAGAAGTATCCGAACCGACGCCTCTACGACACCCAGACCAGCAGCTACATCACGCTGGCCGACGTCAAGAAGATGGTGCTGGAAGGCGCTGAGTTCGAAGTGCGCGATGCCAAGTCCGGCGACGAGCTGACCCGGTCCATCCTGCTGCAGATCATCCTGGAGGAGGAGATGGGGGGCATGCCCATGTTCTCCACGCCGTTGCTGGCGCAGATCATCCGCTTCTATGGCCATGCGATGCAGGGCCTGATGGGCGCATCGCTCGAGAAGAACCTTCAGGCCTTCACCGAGATGCAGACCCGTTTCAACGAACAGAGCAAGGGCGCGCCCTTCAGTCCGGAGCTCTGGACCCAGTTCATGAGCGGTCAGGCGCCGATGATGCAGGGCCTGATGGGCAACTACCTGGAGCAGTCCAAGAACCTGTTCCTGCAGATGCAGGAACAGTTCCAGAACGCCGGCACGATCTTCCCCGGTATGCCCGGCATGCCCGGTTTCCCGCCACCGAAAAAGTAG
- a CDS encoding GFA family protein gives MHLDGSCHCGSVRFSVESNEPVPFMRCYCSICRKTAGTGGYAINLGADHRSFKLLKGMRYLKVYQAVIDGKQSTAERHFCGRCGTALWLYDKTWPDLIHPHAGAIDTPLPVPPAHVHMMLGSKPEWVEVDDQAGDEQVPTYPKASLADWHRAHGV, from the coding sequence ATGCATCTCGACGGTTCATGCCACTGCGGCAGCGTGCGATTCTCGGTGGAGTCCAACGAACCAGTGCCGTTCATGCGCTGCTACTGCAGCATCTGCCGCAAGACGGCAGGCACCGGCGGCTATGCGATCAACCTGGGCGCGGACCATCGCAGCTTCAAGCTGCTCAAGGGCATGCGCTACCTGAAGGTCTATCAGGCGGTCATCGACGGCAAGCAGAGCACCGCTGAACGCCACTTCTGCGGCCGTTGCGGCACCGCACTCTGGCTGTATGACAAGACCTGGCCCGATCTCATCCATCCGCATGCCGGCGCCATCGACACCCCGCTGCCCGTGCCGCCCGCGCATGTGCACATGATGCTCGGCTCCAAACCCGAGTGGGTGGAGGTGGACGATCAAGCGGGCGATGAACAGGTGCCCACCTACCCCAAGGCGTCGCTGGCGGACTGGCATCGGGCCCACGGGGTCTGA
- a CDS encoding YnfA family protein: MNTLLLFIATALAEIMGCYLPYLWLKQDRSAWLLIPAALSLMLFAWLLTLHDAASGRVYAAYGGVYIGVAILWLWLVDGMRPTVWDGVGAAVALCGMGIIMFQPRG, encoded by the coding sequence ATGAACACCTTGCTGCTCTTCATCGCCACGGCGCTGGCGGAAATCATGGGCTGCTATCTGCCCTATCTCTGGCTGAAGCAGGACCGCTCCGCCTGGCTGCTGATCCCCGCCGCGCTCAGCCTGATGCTGTTTGCGTGGCTGCTGACGCTGCATGACGCCGCCTCGGGCCGCGTCTATGCCGCCTACGGCGGCGTCTACATCGGCGTGGCGATCCTGTGGCTCTGGCTGGTGGACGGCATGCGGCCCACGGTGTGGGACGGTGTGGGCGCAGCGGTGGCCCTGTGCGGCATGGGGATCATCATGTTTCAACCGCGCGGCTGA
- a CDS encoding ATP-binding response regulator, whose product MSEPSTRSELLPLIGQRASVEIAALVIPLVVIVSAPAGTSSLLAWCWAALYGVAALGVVIARRRFRSDLATLDGAAFEARWAQPLERTALLFGTIWGLLPWTGAAGASVEFALFLYLVLAGTTASTVTFAAADLRVFARYLLPAWTLASLAVPFAFPTLWMAVLPLCGLYPWLVWRHARSSHGFFLQQSTLQRQSLALAQAHKEARDLAAAASREKSLFLATASHDLRQPLYALTLTAQAALQRNRDASLAPLLVDIAQAAGHVNELLNSLLDVSALDSRRADLALQPMALTPLLSELHERFQPEAQARGLAWRIRGPEAPAWVVAEPMLLRRALSNLLHNALRYTPRGGVLLAVRRRGEGWAIEVWDTGVGVAAPQREGLFAEFHRGDNAAQVTGEGQGLGLSVVRDCVRRLGGTIDWHSTPGRGSCFRIALPEAKATSTSAPRSRVDDTPFDALRGQVLIIDDDLGVTRGLQHLLGEWGLTCRIAADGAQAHAALSDGFTPDVVMSDLRLRHDDGGYRLMLAILDRAPHARGVVVTGEWDLPDLHRAEAEGYLVLRKPVQPGPLHTVLRSLLADEHRALSRPMTPLSRAVET is encoded by the coding sequence ATGTCCGAGCCGTCGACCCGTTCCGAGTTGCTCCCGCTGATCGGCCAGCGCGCGTCCGTGGAGATCGCCGCGCTGGTGATTCCGCTGGTGGTGATCGTCAGCGCGCCCGCAGGCACCTCGTCGCTGCTGGCCTGGTGCTGGGCGGCCTTGTACGGCGTCGCCGCGCTGGGCGTGGTGATCGCGCGGCGTCGCTTTCGCAGCGATCTGGCCACGCTCGACGGCGCCGCCTTCGAGGCGCGCTGGGCGCAACCGCTGGAACGCACCGCCCTGCTGTTCGGCACGATCTGGGGCCTGCTGCCGTGGACCGGCGCCGCCGGCGCGTCCGTCGAATTCGCGTTGTTCCTGTACCTGGTGCTCGCCGGCACCACGGCGTCCACCGTCACCTTCGCCGCAGCCGATCTGCGGGTGTTTGCCCGTTATCTGTTGCCGGCCTGGACCTTGGCATCCCTGGCCGTGCCCTTCGCCTTCCCAACGCTTTGGATGGCGGTGCTGCCGCTGTGCGGGCTCTATCCGTGGCTGGTGTGGCGGCATGCACGCAGCTCGCACGGCTTCTTCCTGCAGCAATCCACCCTCCAACGTCAGAGCCTGGCGCTTGCGCAGGCCCACAAGGAAGCGCGTGATCTGGCGGCGGCCGCCTCGCGGGAGAAGAGCCTGTTCCTGGCCACGGCCAGCCACGACCTGCGCCAGCCGCTGTACGCCTTGACGCTCACGGCGCAGGCCGCCTTGCAACGCAACCGCGATGCATCGCTCGCGCCACTGCTGGTGGACATCGCGCAGGCGGCCGGCCATGTCAACGAACTGCTGAACTCCCTGCTCGACGTGTCCGCGCTCGACAGCCGTCGGGCCGATCTCGCCCTGCAGCCGATGGCGCTGACGCCCTTGCTCTCGGAGTTGCATGAGCGCTTCCAGCCCGAGGCCCAGGCCCGAGGGCTGGCATGGCGCATTCGCGGACCCGAAGCGCCGGCCTGGGTTGTGGCCGAGCCGATGCTGCTGCGCCGCGCCCTGTCCAACCTGCTGCACAACGCGCTGCGCTACACGCCCCGGGGCGGCGTGCTGCTGGCGGTTCGACGCCGCGGCGAGGGCTGGGCGATCGAGGTCTGGGACACCGGCGTCGGCGTGGCCGCGCCGCAGCGGGAGGGGCTGTTCGCGGAATTCCATCGCGGCGACAACGCCGCGCAGGTCACCGGAGAGGGCCAGGGGCTGGGCCTGTCCGTGGTGCGGGATTGCGTGCGGCGGCTGGGCGGCACCATCGACTGGCACTCGACACCGGGACGCGGTTCCTGCTTCCGCATCGCCCTGCCCGAGGCCAAGGCCACATCGACCAGCGCGCCGCGATCACGGGTGGACGACACGCCCTTCGACGCGCTGCGTGGCCAGGTCTTGATCATCGACGACGACCTGGGCGTGACCCGCGGCCTGCAGCATCTGCTGGGCGAATGGGGCCTGACCTGCCGGATCGCCGCCGATGGTGCTCAAGCACATGCCGCGCTGAGCGACGGCTTCACCCCGGATGTCGTGATGAGCGATCTGCGCCTGCGTCACGACGACGGCGGCTATCGGCTGATGCTCGCCATCCTGGACCGCGCCCCGCATGCCCGCGGTGTGGTGGTCACTGGCGAGTGGGATCTGCCCGATCTCCATCGCGCCGAAGCGGAGGGCTATCTCGTCCTTCGCAAGCCGGTGCAGCCTGGGCCGCTGCACACGGTGCTGCGGTCACTGCTCGCGGATGAGCACCGCGCGCTGTCGCGCCCGATGACACCACTCAGCCGCGCGGTTGAAACATGA
- a CDS encoding YitT family protein: MNDVPSPAPAPAPTPAPDAAPPIPALDDLAVRSHTLFEDAQALFTGALFVSLALILFAQVGLLTGGTAGAAFVLHYATGISLGKLFFVINLPFYWFAWTRMGREFTVKTFISIALLSLMTEFSPRLFAIDRLHPAYAAVLGGLLLGSGCLFLARHRASLGGATIVSLYLQRAKGWRAGKVQMGMDCAIVLLALTVIEPSRVAYSILAAVVMNLFIAVNHKPGRYAVL; this comes from the coding sequence ATGAATGACGTGCCCTCTCCCGCTCCCGCTCCCGCTCCCACGCCTGCGCCCGACGCCGCGCCGCCGATCCCTGCCCTGGACGATCTTGCGGTCCGATCCCACACCCTGTTTGAAGATGCCCAAGCGCTTTTTACCGGCGCGCTGTTTGTTTCGCTGGCGCTGATCCTGTTCGCCCAAGTCGGCCTGCTGACCGGCGGCACGGCGGGCGCGGCCTTCGTGCTTCACTACGCGACCGGCATCAGCCTGGGCAAGCTGTTCTTCGTGATCAACCTGCCCTTCTATTGGTTCGCCTGGACCCGCATGGGGCGCGAGTTCACGGTCAAGACCTTCATCTCGATCGCGCTGCTGTCGCTGATGACCGAGTTCTCACCGCGCCTGTTCGCCATCGACCGGCTGCATCCGGCCTATGCCGCCGTGCTGGGTGGCCTGCTGCTGGGATCGGGCTGCCTGTTCCTGGCGCGGCACCGTGCGAGCCTGGGTGGCGCGACCATCGTGTCGCTCTACCTGCAGCGGGCCAAGGGCTGGCGAGCCGGCAAGGTGCAGATGGGCATGGACTGCGCCATCGTGCTGCTCGCGCTCACCGTCATCGAGCCGAGCCGAGTCGCGTATTCCATCCTGGCCGCCGTGGTGATGAATCTGTTCATCGCGGTCAACCATAAACCGGGTCGGTACGCGGTGCTCTGA
- a CDS encoding DUF2968 domain-containing protein — protein MHPPRRLDRLSACMPAWRGTVLAMLAAVWVASGPAVAAQAPPNGKTGQAAGATKGRKPAPSTANHPEAADIAELRARIANREVSLLRRTEVSDAAIEVWLHPPSRQYYVGVSMQGTLRRTLKSTNEAEAWLGFDSFRRLAAIGDVGRPVLLGQMAGGSGASSSASTTTARSLPAPPHPPAVMPGQDLRTVAVPPEQIAAPPAVDAADLALVEQARNNVDPNRRTSTVAVPAEPAENARPAGQAVETLRRQRLGDDVARLVWSADTAQYSASLTRQGKVVGMLRTGDGALAARAYEDFLRQAEARAAVMPAAEAASAARPAASASLRPTSLRIDSDPAAPHAVTAKPLKTAKVGRTARPRQVAGGLSTAQTPKAARTSKAHSARTAAAKGDKTDKASRASKTAKARATKASAPQPPPAPPAT, from the coding sequence ATGCATCCGCCCCGCCGCCTCGACCGCTTGAGTGCCTGCATGCCCGCCTGGCGTGGGACGGTGCTCGCGATGCTGGCCGCAGTGTGGGTGGCGAGTGGACCGGCAGTTGCCGCGCAGGCCCCGCCGAACGGAAAGACCGGCCAGGCCGCTGGCGCCACCAAGGGCAGGAAACCCGCACCGTCGACCGCCAACCACCCTGAAGCGGCCGACATCGCCGAGCTGCGCGCCCGGATCGCCAACCGAGAGGTCTCCCTGCTGCGCCGCACCGAAGTGAGCGACGCGGCCATCGAGGTCTGGCTGCACCCGCCCAGCCGCCAGTATTACGTCGGCGTGTCGATGCAAGGCACGCTGCGGCGCACGCTCAAGTCCACCAACGAGGCCGAGGCCTGGCTTGGCTTCGACAGCTTCCGCCGGCTGGCCGCCATCGGCGACGTGGGTCGCCCAGTGCTGTTGGGGCAGATGGCCGGAGGGAGCGGCGCGTCGTCCTCCGCGTCGACGACGACCGCGCGATCGCTGCCCGCGCCTCCCCATCCGCCGGCCGTGATGCCGGGTCAGGATCTGCGTACGGTCGCCGTGCCGCCCGAACAGATCGCCGCACCACCGGCCGTCGACGCAGCGGATCTGGCGCTGGTCGAACAGGCGCGCAACAACGTCGACCCCAATCGCCGCACCTCCACTGTGGCGGTCCCTGCGGAACCGGCCGAGAACGCGCGTCCGGCGGGGCAAGCGGTCGAAACGCTGCGCCGGCAGCGGCTCGGTGACGATGTGGCCCGACTCGTCTGGAGTGCGGACACGGCCCAGTACTCCGCGTCGCTGACGCGCCAGGGCAAGGTGGTGGGCATGCTGCGCACCGGGGACGGTGCCCTGGCCGCCCGGGCTTACGAGGATTTCCTGCGTCAGGCCGAGGCCCGTGCGGCCGTGATGCCGGCCGCAGAGGCGGCCTCCGCCGCCCGGCCCGCTGCTTCGGCGTCGCTCCGCCCGACCTCCCTGCGCATCGACAGCGATCCCGCAGCACCACACGCCGTCACCGCCAAGCCGCTGAAGACGGCGAAAGTCGGCAGGACCGCCCGGCCCAGGCAGGTTGCCGGCGGTCTCTCCACCGCGCAGACGCCGAAGGCCGCCCGAACGTCGAAAGCCCATTCAGCACGAACAGCGGCGGCAAAGGGCGACAAGACCGACAAGGCATCCAGGGCCTCCAAAACCGCCAAGGCAAGGGCCACCAAGGCATCAGCGCCGCAGCCGCCGCCCGCACCGCCGGCGACCTGA
- a CDS encoding cyclic-phosphate processing receiver domain-containing protein, which translates to MLSAKEVEHIQDLILMDEGGLAGTHGMGPLEGSDPSLDHDLGDDQRGTGYDVVLWIEEEVALNGFDPPRIKVHSANSSARAKMEAGIRSIERLMANQRSL; encoded by the coding sequence ATGCTGAGCGCCAAGGAGGTCGAGCACATCCAAGACCTGATCCTGATGGATGAGGGCGGGCTGGCCGGCACCCATGGCATGGGGCCACTTGAAGGTTCCGACCCCAGCCTCGATCACGACCTGGGCGATGACCAGCGCGGGACTGGGTATGACGTCGTACTCTGGATCGAAGAGGAAGTGGCGTTGAATGGTTTTGATCCGCCGCGGATCAAGGTGCATTCGGCCAACTCGTCAGCCCGTGCAAAGATGGAGGCGGGCATTCGATCAATTGAGCGGCTGATGGCGAATCAGCGTTCTCTGTAG
- a CDS encoding YfbU family protein — translation MAENVKLTAVERLILANQYEILGLLQNNESLTRLATDLKDGHAWIFESKIRNQLSDELPDASAKEVLAILGIYSDLKDSYDQLGDKSGIDGRAVVFPGYDGNNEGELLHFTAALSANGNYSQTIGEHARNSHCPVRDMYQRMVDRWTELGKPRYPLSKEAILAILDAQIHPSNRE, via the coding sequence ATGGCTGAAAATGTTAAGCTCACCGCGGTTGAGCGCTTGATTCTGGCGAATCAGTACGAGATTCTTGGGCTTCTCCAGAATAATGAAAGTCTGACCCGTCTGGCGACTGATCTCAAAGATGGGCATGCGTGGATTTTCGAAAGCAAGATCCGCAACCAGCTGAGTGATGAGCTGCCTGACGCTTCGGCAAAGGAAGTGTTGGCCATCCTGGGGATTTACAGTGACCTGAAGGACAGCTACGACCAACTCGGTGACAAGTCGGGGATTGATGGGCGCGCGGTCGTGTTCCCTGGCTACGACGGGAACAACGAAGGTGAACTGCTGCACTTCACTGCGGCACTTTCTGCAAACGGAAACTACTCGCAGACTATCGGCGAGCACGCGCGGAACTCGCACTGCCCGGTCCGCGACATGTACCAACGCATGGTGGATCGATGGACTGAACTCGGGAAGCCCAGGTATCCCCTCTCGAAGGAAGCCATCCTTGCGATTCTGGATGCGCAGATTCATCCCAGCAACCGGGAATGA
- a CDS encoding ATP-dependent nuclease codes for MPDLRAGLQAKYLPQNRYANFGPSLKSVHIRGFRGVHDLKVDLLYPITAISGLNGAGKSTVGQLCLGAYRKPSTVTEIKRFYVRDFFPASVADPNPFGPDSSVVFEYNTTDPVAPQTLTVARAAKEWSGYKRQPERSCYYIGFTIYIPKVEQRDLSMYRSQQLTLGPQRPIPEGVRERVGRILGQQYDAMHFQGITHGQRSGELGVAQRFGAQYSENNMGFGEGRTLYLVDLMEHSPEQSLFVIEEPETSLHGNAQHELAKYLVDVCHRRHHQVILTTHSSIILDALPADARVMLLRDAAGVAAFPQMSAARAKSILTGGHHRDLSVLVEDTFAKLLLTEMIRRVDPPLLACIEIFEVGNTKAVRSGALLMARIKRPFAAVRDADVGPDPQNGLFSFPGTMPPEREVYMRAEVQARLADEFGIDVAHIFTQHQVDNHHDFTKILAAQTSTLPDFMATLAVRAYLDAIGNAAYQPIVAGIQTRLP; via the coding sequence ATGCCGGATCTTCGTGCCGGATTGCAGGCCAAGTATCTTCCCCAGAATCGATATGCCAACTTCGGCCCGTCGCTGAAGTCGGTGCATATCCGCGGCTTTCGGGGGGTCCACGATCTTAAGGTGGATTTGCTATACCCGATCACTGCGATTTCCGGCCTTAACGGCGCGGGAAAGAGCACGGTTGGGCAATTGTGCCTAGGCGCATACCGAAAACCATCAACGGTCACCGAGATCAAGCGCTTCTATGTCCGGGACTTCTTCCCCGCGTCGGTCGCGGATCCAAACCCATTCGGACCCGACTCCTCTGTGGTATTTGAGTACAACACTACAGATCCGGTAGCACCCCAAACACTGACCGTAGCGCGAGCGGCCAAGGAGTGGTCCGGCTATAAGCGTCAACCTGAACGTAGTTGCTACTACATTGGTTTCACCATCTACATTCCGAAGGTCGAGCAGCGCGACCTGAGCATGTACCGCAGCCAGCAGCTCACTCTCGGACCGCAGCGGCCAATCCCCGAAGGTGTGCGAGAGCGCGTGGGACGAATTCTGGGGCAGCAGTACGACGCCATGCACTTCCAAGGCATCACGCACGGACAGCGCTCCGGAGAACTCGGGGTGGCCCAGCGATTTGGCGCCCAGTACTCCGAGAACAACATGGGCTTTGGCGAGGGGCGAACGCTGTATTTGGTGGACCTGATGGAGCATTCGCCGGAGCAAAGTCTGTTTGTCATCGAAGAGCCCGAAACATCTCTGCATGGCAACGCGCAGCATGAGCTCGCGAAATACTTAGTAGACGTCTGCCATCGGCGGCACCACCAAGTCATCCTCACCACGCATTCAAGCATCATCCTCGACGCGTTGCCGGCCGACGCACGAGTAATGTTGCTACGCGACGCCGCGGGAGTGGCGGCCTTTCCACAAATGTCCGCCGCCCGCGCGAAGTCGATCCTCACCGGCGGGCACCACCGCGACTTGAGCGTTCTGGTGGAGGATACGTTCGCTAAGCTGCTGCTTACAGAAATGATCCGCCGCGTCGATCCTCCGTTGCTGGCATGCATCGAGATCTTTGAAGTCGGCAATACCAAAGCCGTTCGCTCCGGAGCGCTGTTAATGGCGCGCATCAAGCGGCCGTTCGCCGCAGTGCGGGACGCTGATGTCGGACCCGATCCACAAAATGGTCTGTTTTCCTTTCCCGGAACCATGCCTCCCGAGCGAGAGGTTTATATGCGGGCGGAAGTGCAAGCGCGACTTGCCGACGAGTTTGGCATCGATGTCGCGCACATCTTCACGCAGCATCAGGTGGACAATCATCACGACTTCACCAAGATCTTGGCCGCACAGACCAGCACGTTGCCAGACTTCATGGCAACTTTGGCGGTGCGCGCGTACTTGGACGCTATTGGAAATGCGGCTTACCAGCCGATAGTGGCTGGAATTCAGACGCGACTGCCCTGA
- a CDS encoding DNA cytosine methyltransferase produces the protein MREHQPGAAQCRMASGRLHGARGFGMNTGDQSQAIVEAHAGGAPDGRPHQDALRSTAWAVVTCAEVHRPQVAAIENVREFANWSLYPAWCGAMHALGYALAPMVLDAADHGVPQHWQRLVIVATRSRHPIELKLPRRERRAAADCIDMDAGRWSPIQKVGRSTRTLARIASGRPRFGDRAPPPRGQD, from the coding sequence ATGCGAGAGCATCAACCCGGTGCAGCGCAATGCCGAATGGCCAGCGGCAGGCTTCACGGTGCTCGGGGCTTCGGGATGAACACGGGGGACCAATCGCAGGCAATTGTCGAGGCGCACGCCGGTGGGGCGCCCGACGGGCGCCCGCATCAAGATGCACTCCGCTCCACTGCCTGGGCTGTGGTGACCTGCGCTGAGGTTCACCGCCCGCAGGTTGCCGCCATCGAGAACGTCAGGGAGTTCGCCAACTGGTCCCTTTACCCTGCATGGTGCGGCGCCATGCATGCATTGGGTTACGCACTCGCCCCGATGGTGCTTGATGCCGCCGACCACGGTGTCCCTCAACATTGGCAACGTCTCGTCATCGTCGCGACCCGAAGCCGCCACCCCATTGAGCTGAAACTGCCCCGTCGCGAGCGTCGAGCTGCGGCGGACTGCATTGACATGGACGCTGGGCGCTGGAGCCCGATCCAGAAGGTCGGGCGCAGCACTCGCACCCTTGCGCGGATCGCTTCTGGCCGACCGCGATTCGGCGACAGGGCTCCGCCGCCAAGGGGTCAAGATTGA
- the rimO gene encoding 30S ribosomal protein S12 methylthiotransferase RimO codes for MESTTYTPAEASKAAPKIGFVSLGCPKALTDSELILTQLRAEGYETSKTFAGADLVIVNTCGFIDDAVKESLDTIGEALAENGKVIVTGCLGAKAGASSDNLVREMHPSVLAVTGPHATQEVMDAVHTHVPKPHDPFIDLVPEARGVAGIKLTPKHYAYLKISEGCNHRCSFCIIPSMRGDLVSRPIGDVLSEAKALFESGVKELLVISQDTSAYGVDVKYRTGFWDGKPVKTRMFDLVAQLGEIAKPYGAWVRLHYVYPYPHVDEVLPMMAQGLILPYLDVPFQHAHPDVLKRMKRPANGERNLERIQRWREICPELVIRSTFIAGFPGETEEEFQYLLDFMREAQIDRAGCFAYSPIDGAPANALEGALPDDVREARRARFMAVAEEVSIAKLQRRIGATMQVLVDSAPALGRKGGVGRSYADAPEIDGTVRLLPPEKASKQLRVGEFTRARIVAVEGHDLIALPI; via the coding sequence ATGGAATCAACAACTTACACCCCCGCCGAGGCCTCCAAGGCCGCTCCCAAGATCGGTTTCGTCTCGCTCGGCTGCCCCAAGGCGCTGACCGACTCCGAACTCATCCTGACCCAGCTGCGCGCCGAAGGCTATGAAACCTCCAAGACCTTCGCCGGCGCCGACCTGGTGATCGTCAACACCTGCGGCTTCATCGATGACGCCGTCAAGGAAAGCCTGGACACCATCGGCGAAGCCCTGGCCGAGAACGGCAAGGTGATCGTGACCGGTTGCCTGGGCGCGAAGGCCGGCGCCAGCAGCGACAACCTGGTGCGTGAGATGCACCCCAGCGTGCTCGCCGTCACCGGCCCGCATGCGACCCAGGAGGTGATGGACGCCGTCCACACCCATGTGCCCAAGCCGCATGACCCGTTCATCGACCTGGTCCCAGAGGCCCGCGGCGTGGCCGGCATCAAGCTCACGCCCAAGCACTACGCCTATCTGAAGATCAGCGAAGGCTGCAACCATCGCTGCTCCTTCTGCATCATCCCCAGCATGCGCGGTGACTTGGTCTCCCGCCCGATCGGCGATGTGCTGTCGGAAGCCAAGGCCCTGTTCGAGTCCGGTGTGAAGGAGTTGCTGGTCATCAGCCAGGACACCAGCGCTTACGGCGTGGACGTCAAATACCGCACCGGCTTCTGGGACGGCAAGCCGGTCAAGACCCGGATGTTCGATCTGGTCGCACAGCTTGGCGAGATCGCCAAGCCCTACGGCGCCTGGGTGCGTCTGCACTACGTCTACCCCTATCCGCATGTGGACGAGGTCCTGCCGATGATGGCGCAAGGCCTGATCCTGCCCTACCTCGACGTCCCGTTCCAGCACGCCCATCCCGATGTGCTCAAGCGCATGAAGCGCCCCGCCAACGGCGAGCGGAACCTGGAGCGCATCCAGCGCTGGCGCGAGATCTGTCCCGAGCTGGTGATCCGCTCGACCTTCATCGCCGGCTTCCCCGGCGAGACCGAAGAAGAATTCCAATACCTGCTCGACTTCATGCGTGAGGCGCAGATCGATCGCGCCGGCTGCTTCGCCTATTCGCCGATCGACGGCGCGCCAGCCAATGCGCTGGAAGGCGCGCTGCCCGATGACGTCCGCGAAGCCCGCCGCGCGCGCTTCATGGCCGTGGCCGAAGAGGTGTCGATCGCGAAGCTGCAACGCCGCATCGGCGCGACGATGCAGGTGCTGGTCGACAGCGCACCCGCGCTCGGCCGCAAGGGCGGCGTGGGTCGCTCCTATGCCGACGCGCCCGAGATCGACGGCACGGTTCGCCTGCTGCCGCCGGAAAAGGCCAGCAAGCAGTTGCGCGTCGGTGAGTTCACTCGCGCGCGCATCGTGGCCGTTGAGGGCCACGACTTGATCGCGCTGCCGATCTGA